One Drechmeria coniospora strain ARSEF 6962 chromosome 01, whole genome shotgun sequence genomic region harbors:
- a CDS encoding TBP-binding repressor protein: MSDHEFGGNDDLSLPKATVQKIVGEILSPSGASFAKEARDLLIECSVEFITLISSEANEISEKEAKKTIACDHITKALERLGFSDYVPAVLEAAAEHKESQKGREKKADKFANSGMSMEELARLQEEQFAQARQRHT, encoded by the exons ATGTCCGATCACGAGTTTGGAG GCAACGACGATCTGTCGCTTCCCAAGG CGACGGTGCAGAAGATCGTGGGCGAGATCCTGTCGCCCAGCGGGGCGTCGTTTGCCAAGGAGGCGCGCGACCTGCTGATCGAGTGCTCGGTCGAGTTCATCACGCTCATCTCGTCCGAGGCCAACGAGATCTCggagaaggaggccaagAAGACGATTGCCTGCGACCACATCACGAAGGcgctcgagcgcctcggctTCTCCGACTACGTCCCGGCCGTGCTCgaagcggcggccgagcacaAGGAGTCGCAAAAG GGTcgggagaagaaggcggacAAGTTTGCCAACAGCGGCATGTCGATGGAGGAGCTCGCACGCCTGCAGGAGGAGCAGTTTGCCCAGGCGAGGCAGCGGCACACGTGA